The DNA window aaaagagaAAACTGAAAACTGATGGAATAAATAGAAGAAAATTACCTTTTCCACTTTGGGATCAAGTTCCACTTTACTGCTAGCATTCAAAGATGAGTCAACCTGCAGCAGATACTTATTAGTTTCCTGACCGATTTTAACTTATATTCTACAAGATCCATCACATTTTGTATATCATCATATTGAGTTTGACATTATTACTAGCATCTGCAAGTGAGTTGTCCAGCATAGAGCATTTTCCCAAGTCAGGTAAATAAAATGAGGATTTTTTTCCTAAGTTGTGTTCATATTGgagttttttgttatttattaccTTTTCAACTCTAGAGTTTAGTTCAACATGATATACATCTTCTGATAATGAATTGTCCTGCATTTGATAGGCCAATTGATGTAATGAGCTTTCTAATTTGTTTACCATTAACAatataatccaaaaaaaaatatatatatatatatatatatatatatatatatatatatatatatatatatatatatatatatatataatatgcatTACCAGTAAAGGCTGTGATGTGTTGGTTACATCAGCAATGGTAATTTCCTACAAAAATACAAATCTATTCATTAATAACATGATGACACCTCACGGTTGTCCATGTCAGATAAATAAATTGAGAACGGTAGTGTCTAAGTTTTCTTCGTGTTAGGATTTTAGGTGATTATTTAACTTATGTACTCTAGAGTTTACCCGGACATAACTTCCATCTTTTGATATTGAATTGTCCTACATTGGGTTTGATACACCAGTGGATATATTGAGCATTGCAGTTTGTTTTTCATTTACAACATAAGAAACTAATTTATAAATGAGGCATTACCAATAAAGGCTCTGATGCTTCCATAACATGAATCAAGTTACGTCATATTGTTCTCATTAAAGTAGACCCACACATAAATGTTGTGTATAAGAAAGGAATAAGAAAAGTATACCTTCTCGGCTTTAGCAGCAGAGTGGCTGACTTCATCAAACAATTTCCTTCAATCCAAAGGAAAAAAAGTCAATATCCATAAACAGATAACAGTAAAAAGCTATTAAGTTTAACGAATAAAATATGCATAAAAATTCAATACAAACCTTCCTTGTATTTCAGACTTCATAGCAATAACACATGTTTCTTCATCATATGTATGAGATATGGAACCTGGTAATTCTTTTGTTGATGCAGAAACACTTTTGGGTATCTTGTTTTTACGAACAGTCACGAACTGCATTGCTGAACCTGTACTTTTCTTCGCGGAAACTGAGGCCACTGTCTGTCTTGCTGAACTTGCACTTTTCTTTGTGGAATCTAAGGTTTTTGTCTCTGAATTTTCACTTCTCCTTGTTGAATCTAAGGTTTTTGTCTGCCTTACTGAATTTTCACTTTTCCTTGTTGAATCTAAGGTTTTTGACTGCCTTACTGAATTTTCACTTTTCCTTGTTGAATCTAAGGTTTTTGACTGCCTTACAGAACTTGCACTTTTCCTTGTAGAATCTAAGGTAACTGTCTGTCTTACAGAACTTGCACTTTTCTTTGTGGAATCTAAGGTAACTGGCTGTCTTACTGAACTCACACTTTTCTTTGAGGAATCTAAGGTAATTGTTTGTCTTGCTGAACTTGCAATTTTCTTTGAGGAATCTAAGGTAACTGTTTGTCTTGCTGAACTTGCAATTTTCTTTGAGGAATCTAAGGTAGCTGTTTGTCTTGCTGAACTTGCAATTTTCTTTGAGGAATCTAAGGTAACTGTTTGTCTTGCTGAACTTGCAATTTTCTTTGTGGACTCTAAGTTCACTGTCTGTCTGGTTGAACTAGCAGTTTTCATCGTTGAACCAAAAGGCGTTCGATGAGACCTTTGACATGACCGTGATGCTAAGCTAAGCATGTAAACAGTGTCTTGGCAAAATGATGGGTTCTAAGTTCAcattatacaaaagaaaatggacaaaattaaaatttaattactaattgcaaatgaaaaaaaaaaatgacaaaaaatcaATCACATACCAAGCACGAAACCAGCAAAACTTTGCTAGTTCCCCTCAAGGAGTCCTGCAACATGCGTGTGAGTTTACTTTCCCGAAAGGGGACACGACTTTCATTTGCGCTCAAAGCATGACAAACATTCAGTAAGGCATAAATTGACTTGTTAATTTTGTTATTCTCAGCAACACCAGAAGCATCGCCACTTTTCCTTCTAGGATCTTCATAACCTGATAATAAATGAGCAATACTATTTAGTTAAATTTTAAGATATGTCAACAAAAGCTAGAAAAATAAGCAAGGGTTACTGGACCATTTTAAGTTGAGCAAGGGCTACCTGCCATATCAACAAAATTCATTTTGCTCACAAGACCATTTGCACTTTCATTATGTTCAAAGACATGAACAATTAATCCCAAGTGGCTTCTCCGAGCAGGCTCAAGTCCTTTTTTGGGTGCAGCCTCAAATCCTTTCTTGGGTGCAGCCGTGTGCGCAGAACATGCTGTGATGTATAAATTCTGAAACTCAGCAATGGATTTCACAGGAGTCTGTAAAAAAAAATGCAACAATATTACTTGTCTACTATACAAgtgtaaaatttcaattttttcaaatcAGAAAATTAACCACTACAATTTTTACTTGAGTAAGTCCTTTAAACTGAATTCTTCCGTGATCTTCAAGCACCAAAATTGGTGATTGTTCTGGATTTAATAAATCAGCAGCATGGTCTTGATGATCAACATCATAGAAAGAAACTGCTATAGATTTCTCATTTTTCTCAGCCACAGAGAGAAACTCCGAAATAGCCAGCATTGCCAAACCCGATTTCTCCAAAGAGCCCTTCAAGaacaaagtaattattaaaataaaataaaaaacagaatttcagaaaaataaaaactaaaaacaaaatttcatagaaatatttttataaacaaaattgatTCAAACCTGAATTAATTGAGTTTTGCCACTGCCTCTAGCTCCATGAGCGATAACCGTGCTATTAATACCTTCAAAAGCAGCCGAAACAAGAGGTTTCACCTCCTTTGAATAGattacttcattatcttcatgTTCGTTGTAGCAGTAGTCAACTGCATACCGGCTGCACCGCAAGGATTAACATTAAATCAAGTAATTGCAATCACCTCCATTTAAAAACAAcaacaagttttaaaaaaaaaaaaacaatcacaAATATTTCCATGGCATTACTACAACTACAAACTATAAACTGAAATGTACCCCTACAAGAAAACTATTCgagataatttaataaataaacggAAATTGAATCCCAAAAGAGCTAAAAACATGTTAGTTAAATACATTGAGAGAAAAGAACAAAAGCTTGAAGAGGAGTTGAGAGATATAAACTCTACTAGGAGATTTTCATTATAGACAATGCTGAGAAGTGATTAACTCTACCGGTTAAACCAACAAATAACCAAatgtaataaatattattttgcgGAACAGAATCTAATCTCAGTGCACAACCCACTACTTAGCCCTAATTTCTCAGATGTGTTAGTATTCAGCTCTGAATtgtgaaattttaaataaaaaatgatgaaTTATGAACATTACAAGTCTTCCTATATTACAGAATTAAGTTACAACTTCTCATTCGTCTACGGAACTTCACTAAGCTAAAACTGCATAATTCAGAAACTAACCATGGTCTATACTTTATAACAAACAATACAAAAATTGCACAATTCACAAACCCTAAAACTCAGATTTCACTCAAAATGCATAACTCACAAACCCTGAAACTCAAAATTTTCCCCATTTTTTCCAATTATTATTTCAATTTCGGATTCTCCAGTCAAATTTCACTTATCACAAGCTGAAAACTGAATAATTAAGAAAGTAATCATACCTAGAAGATTGTTCTTTAAAAGAGATGGTAACTTCCCCAGAACTTTCTGTGTTGACGGAAACCCACTCCACGGTTCTGGAGGTTTCGAAATTGATATCTGGATCCGAAAACCCACGAATTTTTGCCACTACCCGAACCTTTGGACCCTGAATAATTTCTGCCATTGAAAGGATTGGTTTAGTTGAGAGTGAACTGAACGAAGAGAGAGCGTTGAATTtgtagagaaagaagaaagaagacaaaaaaaaaatagaggtaGAAATGGAAATAGCCGTTAGAAATAAGGATTTCGAAATAATAAAGTGTGCCAGTTCGGTTTATTTATTGTGGCAGTTCATATATACCATTCTCGAATTCTATTACAATTTTATATTCAAATATCATTTATCTGGTAAAAGCTTCTCTTACACGATTGTAAATATACtgctattttttattattattttaaacatgTATAATCAACTGAAAATAATCAATAGACCCCTTGAATCGCTTAGTCATTTAGTGAAATTTCAATTATGTCTTTGCTTTTGTAGATGCACATccgaaaacaattttttttcaaaaattagttTCTTTccataggtgcatctacggaacgtgttaaaacagagtgtttcgtagatgtacctacgaaacAGTCTGCTGTATTTTCAAATGACTTTCATTTCacttcaaaactcaatttttataacaacaACGAAAAAACCAATTACAGTCAATTAAAGTAATGCAATTGAAAGGTAATAAGTAATTAGTACATAAAAAAGTAGTATAAATCGTTGGCCAATAATGTCGAATACATATATCAAAACCTCGTacaaaaatgaaatcaaaatacatatatgaaATAAATCTGCCGGCATCGCTATTGTGTGTGTCATATATCATCTTGCGCCTCTCCCCTGCCTCTGGCCCCGCCTCCGCCTCTGCATCCACTGCACTGTCTGCTGAGAACTCTGTCTCGACCGTCGAAAGCCCCACCTTTCCTGGCACAGTTTCTACGGTACAAAAATGCCTCCTCTGCCACCCTAGTGATACCCTCCACTAGACGTAGACCATCAGACCCCTCAGGTAATAAACAATCGGCAATTCCTGTCCGCGCCATATCAGCTATCTcacaacaccgaggaagaacatcctgAGTGTGGTCCATCTCAGCCTGATGAGTCCGCAAAATATCCTTGTGAGCTGGTCTAGGAGGTGATTCACGTGTGGTGGGAAGCACGTATGGGTGTGACAATCTGTAGTACCAGGTGATGTACCTGTCGACGCAACTCTAGTCCCTCTCTGATGTGGTCGCCCGAGTCTCGACAGGAACCATGTGGTGCTCCCTATTTGCATAGACATCATCTAGCTGCCGACGGTTCATGGCGATAGGAGCGGAGACATGAGGGTCGTGAGGTATCGTCTGCTGGTAGTAGAGCTGTCAAAacgggctagcccatatgggccggcccgTTAGGCCCAAAAAATATATAGGgtttgggccttaaaattagagcccgtatttttcagggcctttttagctCAGCCCTGAAAAgtccgctacccattagggctagcccatatgggaaTTAGGTAGCCCATTagacccgcataattataaatttttaaaaaaatatttatatttatattatcttactccaaaatagcatattgatttttctcacttcactaaattttatctctattttattcaatctttctcttttaaatattatacattaatataatcaacattttttcattatattatattaatttttctcttataataaatattcaagtattattttatacaatttagacatattttgtatttagaaacacattatagtatttataagaaataatataatatttaaaaatgtattatgtttaaaataacataatttttaatttatttataataaatattatggagttttaattttattttttttaaataaaaaagtccaTTTAGGGTCGGGTAGTCCGAAGCCCATCAAGGGCCGGGCTttggtagtaaatctcgagctcATATTACATAAGACATTTTTGCCCCAGCCCTAAAAAGCCCAGGGCCCACCAAGGtcggcccgtttagggccggatAGCCCATATAGACAGCTCTAGTTGGTAGTCAAACTAACGCATGAGACACTCTGGAGGATAACGAACAATGATGGTTGAACTAGtagccaaccatccagaatatagtATGATCTCATCAAACAAAACAATCTCACGGTGATCAGCGTAAAAGTCGTAGTGGACGTTCTCAGCAACCATGCAGTCAAGACAGCGCCTATAAGGATTCAGCATCTGGTTCCCTCTGAGAGGGCGAAGGCTCTAGCACGCGGGATGTCCTAAATGTAACCCGACACCTCTCCCCAGCCAATAATATCAGGGAAGTGATGTAGTATCCAACCCTAAAAAAACACGGTGATCAAACATagtatcacaaatatataataaactttgagAAAATGTAGAAGGATATAAGTTTGTTACCACTAAGAGGGTATAGCTGTCAGCCACAGTCCTCGCCTTCCACAGCTATCCCTCTCACAGTTTGTGGTAGGTGTAGGCCAGTGTAGCCGCTCCACAGTTGTACTCACAGACACGTAGGTGTAGGCCAGTGTAGCCGCTGTCCAGCTGTACTCACGGACATGTGCAGTGTCTGATAAGTACGTCAGGTAAACGACATCTGTGTAGGTtgagctcgtgtccacaaagagctgAGTCCCTATCAAATGTAGCAAGTAACATCTCAGTACCCTTGATAGGTAGATGCATGAGGCATGCAATATCGTCCAGAGTAATGGTAATCTCACCTTGAGGAAGATGAAAGGACGAGGTCTCTGGATGCCTCCTCTCTGCAAATGCCATCAGCATCCCGTTATGAATCGTATGAAAGTCGACCGTGCAAAGGTCCCTCAGACCAGAAGCTGTGAGTGCATCCCAGAACTACAGCTCGTCAGGTTACGGGAGAGCAACAATCTTTCAGTTGTGGTTGTAGAACCTCTGGGGCTCCCTCTcttgaaaatttccaaaaaaaaaacattgttaacttcaagcaaagtcataaactgaataaaaaataataagtaataaacaaagaaaatttACCTCATCCCATATATGCCTAGCTGAATGATCTGCATACCTTGATAGTAGGAACGCATCTATAGGACCCTCGGGTACGTGATAGGCTCTGACACTGGATCATCCTCGCGTAGCTCGGCAGATGGAACTGACGATCCTGCAGCATTTGTCACTGGCACATGCACATTTGTAGAAGAACTGCCTCGTTGACGTTTGTGGGCGGTGGGCATCTGTGAGGAACCCTCTGCATCATCCCGAGGCCTCCGTGATGTAGTAGTAGTTGGAGTAGGCCTCTCAACTGGAACGGAATGAGAAGGCCCGTCAACTTGAACAGACGGAGAAGGCCCGTCAACTGGAACTGATGGAGAAGGACCGTCTAGAACAGGGGTAGCAGGTACATCATTTGTGATATTACACGCATCTGTCACCTGTGATACTACACACATTCGTTCATGCCGCACAAATGCATGTTGTGCAGTCCTCCCATGTATAACTCTGTCTGGATGGTCGGCCATAATGTTTGCATTGTGATTTAATAAAATCGAGTTAGTTACTACGTATTTataacaagaaaaagaaataaaaaaatatcagaacaaaaccttccgtagatgcatttacggaTGTGTGGGtttcttccgtaggtgcatctacggaacgacccaacattccactCTATCATAGATGCAACTACGGAAGGTTCTGAAACCTCCAAAACGCATCAATGGCGTCTGGTCAGTCTTAAAGAGGGTTCAAAACCTCTTATTAATGGATTGATCGTCTATTTTACTCTTGAAACTAGACCTACATTATCACTAAACCTTATTTCTTATACTACtcaatcatttctacacctaaaaattcaattcaattctttatttcaaaaaatctaaaataactcAAAACGTCGAAAACTTACCGATAAAATGGAGTTTGGAACTTGTTGGAATGTGTTTCTAGTTGATCTTGACGTTATCGGCCAAACTCGAGAGGTAGAAATCAACTTATTTGGAAGTTTGATTATTGAGTTTGAGAGAAAGTGAGATGTTTTAAATGAGAAAGTGGAGAATGGGAAGAGGAAGAGTCTAGTGCGAATATGACATCAAAtgattctgtagatgcatctgcGAAAGCTTTCGTATGTATATTTATGGAACAAATCAATGTTAAACCAAAAAAAGGTGCTTCCgaaggtacatctacggaagcagatGGACAATTTTGACAAATCAATGGTGGGTGAGAGATCCATGGGGTGTGATAAGAAATTCTCAAAAATAAAGTAAAGGAGATAAAAATggataaaatattttgatttgattaattatattctGTAGAAATGATTATAGAGTTcaacatttataaataaaaacaagtCTTATATGTCATATTGTGGTGGAGTACGCAGTTTAGCCTAACGTATGTAGCATTTGAATCTCCTATATGGGTGGTCGTGGCACCCCACTTTTCGTTGATGTGTGTCCTTCTTCATATCGTGGTTCTGCAATTTCCTCCCTCCTTGGTTAATAGAGATAACTGGAATTGCTTCTAATGTATGTCTATCTTACATGAGtattttgttgtttttcatttcgTTTATAGTTAGCAATTGAGTCGCTCACAATAAGTTTGTTGTACATCTCTTAGAAAATGGTTATTTTTATGCATAAAATAGACTTTTGACTAAAAGTCGACGCAAGATGATTTGAATATGAAAGATTGTGACTTGAATCAAGAAATTCTTGCAAACATGATTCCAACCATGCAAGTCCTTGATTTGAATAATAAAGTTTTTTATTTCTCAGAAGTTGGCTTTAGAAAATATGATTCGAATCATAAGCAAGTTTGAGAATTTGTACTATAACGCAAGAACTGTGATTTGAATTACAACCCCATTTGACTCTAATCATAAGGTGGTTTAGTTCGAATCATGGTTAGGTTTGGTTCGAATCAAgaacaaaaaaattgttttgcAAATGCGCACTTTTTTGCACCAAAGCACATCATCATTGAGTCAccccattttttcaaaaaaaaaaaaaatggagtTCAAACTTCGGATATTGGAATCCAAAAACACGAAGCAGAAAATTGAATTTAATACCATCTTGCATGTATGCTTCATTTCATGATCATATTATCATACTTCCAAAATCCTACCAAAATCTCTATTCATTCTAAGTCAAGTTTTGTATTTCAAAATAACATTATttttttgttcaaatcaaaatgaGCAAAAGGAGAAGGAATTTAAGATAATGTACATGTATTTCCTTCATCATTGCTT is part of the Vicia villosa cultivar HV-30 ecotype Madison, WI linkage group LG2, Vvil1.0, whole genome shotgun sequence genome and encodes:
- the LOC131653124 gene encoding kinesin-like protein KIN-10C isoform X1, encoding MAEIIQGPKVRVVAKIRGFSDPDINFETSRTVEWVSVNTESSGEVTISFKEQSSSRYAVDYCYNEHEDNEVIYSKEVKPLVSAAFEGINSTVIAHGARGSGKTQLIQGSLEKSGLAMLAISEFLSVAEKNEKSIAVSFYDVDHQDHAADLLNPEQSPILVLEDHGRIQFKGLTQTPVKSIAEFQNLYITACSAHTAAPKKGFEAAPKKGLEPARRSHLGLIVHVFEHNESANGLVSKMNFVDMAGYEDPRRKSGDASGVAENNKINKSIYALLNVCHALSANESRVPFRESKLTRMLQDSLRGTSKVLLVSCLNPSFCQDTVYMLSLASRSCQRSHRTPFGSTMKTASSTRQTVNLESTKKIASSARQTVTLDSSKKIASSARQTATLDSSKKIASSARQTVTLDSSKKIASSARQTITLDSSKKSVSSVRQPVTLDSTKKSASSVRQTVTLDSTRKSASSVRQSKTLDSTRKSENSVRQSKTLDSTRKSENSVRQTKTLDSTRRSENSETKTLDSTKKSASSARQTVASVSAKKSTGSAMQFVTVRKNKIPKSVSASTKELPGSISHTYDEETCVIAMKSEIQGRKLFDEVSHSAAKAEKEITIADVTNTSQPLLDNSLSEDVYHVELNSRVEKVDSSLNASSKVELDPKVEKGTSFEDKEETNYIINYSKDLSMANEGHNMNKENNNLMENEDCSPPISSQLRELQSLVSSTPLCMQLPEEKLISLDDNQISTKTAEPRTSDTEHLDVMNNKSFWETFNMHGYEMKNSTEVSEPRTLDIEIRDGMNAKSPWETFNMHGSGMKNSTEVTEEPRTPDIDIRDVMNTKSHWETFNLHGSGFKNSTEVTEPRTPDIDIRDAMNTKSPWETFMLHGSGRKNSTKVAEPRTPDVDIRDVMNTKSPWETFNLHGSGMKNSLVKDYLRILNTAEKDELKKLKGIGEKRANYILELREESPEPFKSLDDLKDIGLSEKQIKGMMKKEVGELFN
- the LOC131653124 gene encoding kinesin-like protein KIN-10C isoform X2 — translated: MAEIIQGPKVRVVAKIRGFSDPDINFETSRTVEWVSVNTESSGEVTISFKEQSSSRYAVDYCYNEHEDNEVIYSKEVKPLVSAAFEGINSTVIAHGARGSGKTQLIQGSLEKSGLAMLAISEFLSVAEKNEKSIAVSFYDVDHQDHAADLLNPEQSPILVLEDHGRIQFKGLTQTPVKSIAEFQNLYITACSAHTAAPKKGFEAAPKKGLEPARRSHLGLIVHVFEHNESANGLVSKMNFVDMAGYEDPRRKSGDASGVAENNKINKSIYALLNVCHALSANESRVPFRESKLTRMLQDSLRGTSKVLLVSCLNPSFCQDTVYMLSLASRSCQRSHRTPFGSTMKTASSTRQTVNLESTKKIASSARQTVTLDSSKKIASSARQTATLDSSKKIASSARQTVTLDSSKKIASSARQTITLDSSKKSVSSVRQPVTLDSTKKSASSVRQTVTLDSTRKSASSVRQSKTLDSTRKSENSVRQSKTLDSTRKSENSVRQTKTLDSTRRSENSETKTLDSTKKSASSARQTVASVSAKKSTGSAMQFVTVRKNKIPKSVSASTKELPGSISHTYDEETCVIAMKSEIQGRKLFDEVSHSAAKAEKVDSSLNASSKVELDPKVEKGTSFEDKEETNYIINYSKDLSMANEGHNMNKENNNLMENEDCSPPISSQLRELQSLVSSTPLCMQLPEEKLISLDDNQISTKTAEPRTSDTEHLDVMNNKSFWETFNMHGYEMKNSTEVSEPRTLDIEIRDGMNAKSPWETFNMHGSGMKNSTEVTEEPRTPDIDIRDVMNTKSHWETFNLHGSGFKNSTEVTEPRTPDIDIRDAMNTKSPWETFMLHGSGRKNSTKVAEPRTPDVDIRDVMNTKSPWETFNLHGSGMKNSLVKDYLRILNTAEKDELKKLKGIGEKRANYILELREESPEPFKSLDDLKDIGLSEKQIKGMMKKEVGELFN